A single Chloracidobacterium sp. DNA region contains:
- the crtI gene encoding phytoene desaturase: MNKKVIIIGSGIGGLGTAGLFAKKGYEVTVFEKNANLGGRANIFEANGFKFDMGPSWYLAPDIFEHFFELMGERVEDHLDLVRLTPSYRIFFREGSEQLDIHSDINIDAATFDAIEPGAGDKLRAYLKQSEYQYGVATQHFMYKNYDTIFDFLNKRVATEGQKLSVFSKMHTFVSKFFKSQKLRQVMEYTMVFLGTSPYEAPALYNLMSHMDFNQGVFYPQGGFYELIKALVRIAEKNGVEFKTNSAVSEIIVDDGVAKGVRLESGDVHNADIVISNADMWFTESKMLKAKDRTFSDRYWKKRVMAPSAFMMFLGVSEKLPGLIHHDLLFSEDWRKNFDDIYKDPTLPMEPSLYVCAPSVTDPSVAPAGKENLFVLVPIASGLDISEDQKEDYADRILSIMESEMGLTNLREKIEFKRLYTVEDFSVDYNAFKGSALGLAHTLMQTAIFRPKNFSKKVKGLYYVGAGTNPGIGTQICLISAELAYKRVHGITSAGPLENL, translated from the coding sequence ATGAATAAAAAAGTAATCATCATCGGGTCAGGAATAGGCGGGTTGGGAACAGCCGGCCTTTTTGCTAAAAAAGGCTACGAAGTCACTGTTTTTGAGAAAAACGCAAATTTGGGTGGACGCGCCAACATATTTGAAGCAAATGGTTTCAAGTTCGATATGGGGCCGTCGTGGTATCTTGCTCCGGATATATTTGAGCACTTTTTTGAATTGATGGGTGAACGGGTCGAGGATCATCTCGATCTGGTGCGACTGACTCCTTCGTATCGGATCTTTTTTCGTGAAGGTTCAGAACAGCTTGATATTCACTCCGACATCAACATCGATGCGGCCACATTCGACGCGATCGAACCGGGTGCCGGCGACAAACTGCGAGCTTATCTAAAACAGTCCGAGTACCAATATGGTGTTGCAACACAGCATTTTATGTATAAGAACTACGACACTATTTTTGATTTCCTCAATAAACGTGTCGCGACCGAAGGTCAAAAGCTATCGGTGTTCTCAAAGATGCACACCTTTGTCTCGAAGTTTTTCAAATCGCAAAAACTGCGTCAGGTGATGGAATACACGATGGTTTTTCTCGGCACCTCGCCATATGAGGCTCCGGCTTTGTACAACCTGATGTCGCATATGGATTTCAATCAGGGCGTATTTTACCCACAAGGCGGGTTTTACGAACTGATCAAAGCGTTGGTGCGAATAGCAGAGAAGAACGGTGTCGAGTTCAAGACAAACTCAGCGGTCTCCGAGATCATCGTTGACGATGGCGTCGCCAAAGGAGTTCGGCTTGAGAGCGGCGATGTCCACAACGCAGACATAGTCATCTCGAACGCCGATATGTGGTTTACCGAGTCCAAGATGCTTAAGGCTAAAGACCGCACATTCTCAGACCGGTATTGGAAAAAACGCGTGATGGCACCGTCGGCGTTTATGATGTTTCTCGGTGTTAGCGAAAAACTGCCGGGGCTGATCCATCACGACCTTTTATTTTCGGAAGACTGGCGGAAGAATTTTGATGACATATATAAGGATCCGACGCTTCCTATGGAACCGTCGCTATATGTGTGTGCCCCAAGTGTAACTGACCCCAGCGTTGCTCCCGCCGGTAAGGAAAACCTTTTCGTGCTGGTTCCCATCGCTTCGGGCCTCGACATTTCCGAGGACCAAAAGGAGGATTATGCGGATCGCATCCTCTCGATAATGGAAAGCGAAATGGGTCTAACCAACCTTCGGGAAAAGATAGAATTCAAGCGGCTCTATACTGTCGAAGATTTTTCGGTCGATTACAATGCTTTCAAGGGGTCGGCCCTCGGCCTTGCTCACACGCTGATGCAAACGGCGATTTTCAGGCCTAAGAATTTTTCCAAGAAGGTCAAGGGGTTATACTACGTTGGAGCGGGAACAAATCCGGGCATCGGAACGCAGATATGTTTGATCAGTGCGGAACTTGCATACAAGCGAGTGCACGGCATCACGTCGGCCGGGCCTCTTGAGAACCTATAG
- a CDS encoding prenyltransferase → MPDFAFLLKVSRPRFWVYLLGPYLVGLIAGVATRDELLNWHYAIFALYFTLPANLFVYGINDLCDYETDKLNPKKSIYEALVTPERRTSVLLAILIINLPFVAGMIVVPLVAINVLIAFLVLSILYSAKPIRAKAVPFLDSAFNVLYVMPGIFAFAFVKGDLPPWQAVVAGGLWTAAMHAFSAIPDIDADRKANLATIATVLGSTGTHVFCLIAYLTSTVLAFQFLGWFGIVCGTIYATMMVVSSLTSNRDGVFNIYRYFPIVNALIGFGLFWYVAIQKFLLCLFVPCHPGS, encoded by the coding sequence ATGCCCGATTTCGCATTCCTATTAAAGGTCAGCCGTCCGCGATTTTGGGTGTACTTGCTCGGGCCGTATTTAGTCGGGCTTATCGCTGGAGTCGCGACTCGCGACGAACTCTTGAACTGGCATTATGCGATTTTTGCTTTGTATTTCACGCTCCCCGCAAATCTATTCGTTTACGGTATAAACGACCTGTGCGACTATGAGACCGACAAGCTGAATCCCAAAAAATCGATTTATGAAGCTCTGGTCACGCCCGAACGCCGAACTAGTGTGCTGCTTGCGATCTTGATCATAAATCTGCCGTTTGTCGCAGGAATGATCGTGGTGCCGCTTGTCGCAATTAACGTGCTGATCGCGTTTCTAGTGCTTTCGATCTTATATTCAGCTAAACCCATTCGTGCGAAGGCCGTGCCGTTTCTCGACTCGGCGTTTAACGTGCTCTACGTGATGCCCGGCATTTTCGCGTTTGCTTTCGTCAAGGGCGACCTGCCGCCTTGGCAAGCGGTTGTTGCCGGCGGACTTTGGACAGCGGCAATGCATGCCTTCTCCGCAATTCCGGACATTGATGCAGATCGGAAGGCCAATTTGGCGACGATCGCGACCGTACTTGGCTCAACCGGCACGCATGTGTTTTGTCTAATTGCCTACTTGACCTCCACGGTTCTGGCTTTCCAGTTTCTGGGATGGTTCGGTATAGTCTGCGGAACTATTTACGCGACAATGATGGTCGTGTCGTCATTGACCTCCAACCGCGATGGTGTCTTCAACATTTACCGCTACTTCCCGATCGTAAATGCACTTATCGGTTTCGGGTTGTTTTGGTATGTTGCCATCCAAAAATTTCTTTTGTGCCTTTTCGTGCCGTGTCATCCGGGATCCTAA
- the idi gene encoding isopentenyl-diphosphate Delta-isomerase, whose protein sequence is MMKDLIIVIGILCFLAIGAFFMVNVELPPWSHYLSGLNVVLFAVPTFWATRRWLGWRDASLLWIVLGVYALLIETSAIYTGFPYGHFAYSDLLGGKIFGLTPWTVFLAWTPLVIAAYAIARSFAGNFIARIAIVAVVGTMFDLVLDPGAVRLGFWQYAGDGGFYGVPLSNFLGWLVSSSIAAALIEVFLLRVRPILKTPVQLVSSAFLILYFWTAIAGFGGMFWPTVIGITLLVGMAVYWFTFGYRFDEMLVYVEGDGTPISTEAKSLVHHGATKLHLAFSIFLFNKRGELLLQQRALTKKTWPGVWSNTCCGHVMLHEKSASAARRRLKFELGMSGIELYEILPDFRYRAEKDGVVENEICPVFIGFTDKAPFPNPDEVEATKYLEWSEFLSLASDPSGGISPWARDEAELLEKNAQFRSQFSAYTISKSTQQHDDYANL, encoded by the coding sequence ATGATGAAAGATCTGATCATCGTCATAGGAATTTTGTGCTTTTTGGCGATCGGCGCATTCTTTATGGTCAACGTCGAGTTGCCGCCGTGGTCACACTATTTGTCGGGGCTAAACGTCGTGTTGTTTGCCGTACCGACATTTTGGGCGACGAGGCGATGGCTCGGGTGGCGTGACGCATCTCTGTTATGGATCGTTTTGGGAGTGTATGCGTTGTTGATCGAGACATCTGCGATTTACACCGGTTTTCCATACGGACATTTTGCGTACTCGGACTTACTCGGCGGAAAAATATTCGGTTTGACGCCGTGGACGGTGTTTTTGGCTTGGACGCCGCTAGTGATCGCAGCATATGCGATCGCACGATCATTCGCCGGCAATTTTATTGCCCGGATCGCAATCGTGGCGGTCGTGGGCACAATGTTTGATCTAGTTCTTGATCCGGGTGCGGTGAGACTTGGATTTTGGCAATATGCCGGCGACGGCGGATTCTATGGAGTGCCGCTGTCCAATTTTTTAGGCTGGCTGGTAAGTAGTTCGATCGCTGCAGCATTGATCGAGGTATTTCTATTACGAGTTCGGCCGATACTGAAAACCCCGGTGCAACTCGTATCTAGCGCATTTCTTATACTCTATTTTTGGACCGCGATCGCCGGATTCGGCGGTATGTTTTGGCCAACGGTGATAGGTATCACGTTGCTTGTGGGGATGGCGGTCTATTGGTTTACGTTCGGATATCGTTTCGATGAAATGCTTGTTTACGTCGAAGGTGACGGAACGCCGATTTCGACCGAGGCGAAGTCATTGGTGCATCACGGGGCGACGAAGCTGCATCTGGCATTCTCGATATTCCTGTTTAACAAACGCGGCGAGTTACTTCTGCAACAAAGAGCATTAACGAAAAAAACCTGGCCCGGAGTTTGGTCCAACACCTGCTGTGGACACGTGATGCTCCACGAGAAATCGGCGTCAGCCGCCCGAAGAAGGCTCAAGTTTGAATTAGGTATGAGCGGCATTGAACTGTATGAGATCCTGCCCGATTTTCGATATCGAGCCGAGAAGGACGGCGTTGTCGAAAACGAGATATGTCCGGTCTTTATAGGCTTTACCGATAAGGCTCCGTTTCCTAATCCGGATGAAGTTGAGGCGACAAAGTACCTCGAGTGGAGTGAGTTTCTAAGTTTAGCGAGCGATCCGTCCGGCGGCATCTCGCCGTGGGCACGCGACGAAGCGGAATTGCTTGAGAAGAACGCTCAGTTCAGGTCGCAATTCTCTGCATACACTATTTCGAAGTCGACCCAACAGCACGACGATTATGCTAATCTCTGA
- a CDS encoding isoaspartyl peptidase/L-asparaginase, translating into MKKVLLVLLIVAIVLPLTALGQKNSFGEIKQLQSPQDPRLGFIIHGGAGVISKAAMTPETEKQFRAKLEESLIAGYKALQAGRSSLDAVEIAIRILEDSPLFNAGKGAVFTNDGKNELDASIMYGKNLAAGSAAGLRHIKNPITLARAIMEKSEHVMMVGDGAEKFAKEQKVEFADEKYFWTQHRWDALQIVLKEEKTKIEKSKLKSQNCANHDCAQSPDLGTRSVSASGESQNRFGTVGAVALDRFGDLAAGTSTGGMTNKKYGRVGDAPIIGAGTYANNDSCAVSATGWGEYFIRLGVARDIAALMEYRAMPIQNAADLVIKQKLQKLGGDGGIIAMDKFGNMAISFNSEGMYRAYIGADGKPVVEIY; encoded by the coding sequence ATGAAAAAAGTCCTATTGGTATTACTTATTGTCGCGATCGTCTTACCGCTCACAGCACTGGGACAAAAAAACAGCTTCGGTGAGATCAAGCAACTTCAATCCCCGCAAGACCCAAGGCTCGGTTTCATTATTCACGGCGGTGCGGGCGTGATCTCAAAAGCCGCGATGACGCCGGAAACGGAGAAGCAGTTTCGGGCGAAACTCGAGGAGTCGCTAATTGCCGGGTACAAGGCTCTGCAGGCCGGTCGATCGAGTCTCGACGCAGTCGAAATAGCGATCAGAATCTTGGAGGATTCGCCGCTGTTTAATGCCGGAAAGGGAGCGGTATTTACAAATGACGGCAAAAATGAACTTGACGCTTCGATAATGTACGGCAAAAACCTTGCTGCAGGCTCGGCGGCCGGGCTTCGTCATATTAAAAATCCGATCACACTTGCGCGAGCCATAATGGAAAAAAGTGAACATGTGATGATGGTTGGAGATGGTGCGGAAAAGTTCGCAAAAGAGCAGAAGGTCGAATTCGCAGACGAAAAGTATTTTTGGACACAGCACCGTTGGGATGCCTTGCAAATTGTCCTAAAGGAAGAAAAAACAAAAATTGAAAAGTCGAAATTGAAGAGCCAGAATTGTGCAAATCACGATTGTGCACAAAGCCCTGACCTAGGAACACGATCGGTGTCTGCGTCCGGGGAGTCGCAGAATCGATTCGGTACAGTTGGCGCCGTTGCTCTGGATCGATTCGGAGATCTGGCCGCCGGCACTTCCACTGGTGGTATGACCAATAAGAAATACGGCCGAGTCGGCGACGCACCGATCATCGGAGCCGGTACCTATGCTAATAACGATTCTTGTGCTGTCTCGGCGACCGGTTGGGGTGAGTATTTCATCAGGCTCGGCGTCGCTCGTGACATAGCCGCGTTGATGGAATACCGTGCAATGCCGATTCAAAACGCAGCAGATCTGGTTATCAAACAAAAATTGCAAAAGCTTGGCGGCGACGGCGGCATCATAGCTATGGACAAGTTCGGCAATATGGCCATTTCGTTCAACTCCGAGGGTATGTACCGAGCGTATATAGGGGCAGACGGCAAACCGGTCGTTGAGATCTACTAG